From Carnobacterium alterfunditum DSM 5972:
TTGATTTAACCGATCCCAAAAGCGAGAAATAGACGGTTGTGAAGCAAGTTGTTCTTTAGCTAATAGGCTCTGGAAAATGGGATCTTTTGATAAAATGTCAGCCGAAGAATCTGTTTGATAGCCACCAATCAATTGAAAAATAATTTGTTCAATTATCGCCTGATTAGTATGTTTATGATAAAGTCGATTATCATTAATGATGAGGTTTTGTTTTAAAATATTAGAAAAATTAATGGTGTGCATAAACTCCTTAACTAATATTAACCCGGAATCTGAGGATAAATTACCACCAGAATGTGATACCGAAATGTTTGAATTGAAAAGTAACCGATTTTCATGTAAAATTGCCATAGGGAGAACCCCTTTCTTTGGTTACGTTTAGGTGATTTAACCATAACAGATTGGGGTTTTTTTTGCACACCCAAAGGGTGTTGAGAAATCCAGCTTAAACTAGCGCTAGAACAGTTTTTCCAGAGCATTTCAAAAAAAGTATGAATTATTCAGGATTAATTAAGTAAAGATAAATTTTAGTGTTTTTTTTGTAATAAAAGTGAAAAACTTCACAAAAGGAGATAACTATGACTTTTAATGTTTTGATGTACCATGAATTTCGAGAACGAGGCGATGTGGATGTTATGAATCCATCGACTATTTCGGTTGCACAAAATTATCAAGATGCTTTACCAACAGTACTTTTCAGTTACATAGATGATTTTAAAGAACAAATGAATTTTTTGAAAAGTGAAGGCTACCATACATTGACGCTTCAAGAAATGAAAAATTTTTACGAGAAAGGAATACCGTGTCCAGAAAAATCGGTTTTAATAACATTTGATGATGCATTTCAATCAGTGCACAAGTATGCCTATCCGATTTTGAAGGAATTACAGTTTCAGGCAGTAAGTTTTGTGGTATTAGGTTGGCTATCACAAAAGAAAAAAATATTTGATCCAACTGTATCAGCAGTTATGAGTAAACAAGAACTTGAAGAGATGAAAGATGTATTTGAATTCGCTAATCACACAACTAATCTTCACAAACGATACTCTAATGGAACAACTGAAATGCAAACGACTTCTCTTCAAGAGTTGAAAGAAGATTTAGAAAGATGTGGAGAATATGTGACCTACCCAGATGTATTTGCTTATCCGTTTGGAATTTTTGCGTCTGAGGATACAAAACGCTTAGCTGAAGTCGGTATACATTATGCGTTTACTACTATTCCAGGGATAAATACAAAAAGTACACCGTTGCTAGAACTACACCGTGATACAGTGATGCTTGATTGTACATTAGAAAAATTTAAAACAATTGTGGAAAGAGGACCGAAAAAATGAAAAAATTAGGTAGACTGTTAATAGCAATCATATTGGTAGGAGTAGCACCAATAGCATTGGCAGCTTGTTCAACGGATGCCAAAACAGTTCAAAGTAATGAAGCTAGTTCTTCAGACACTGTAAATGAGCCACTTAGATTTGGCACATTACCTGCAGAATCGGCTATTCCTATTATATTAGCTGAAGAGAATGGTTATTTTGAAGATGAAAATGTAGCTGT
This genomic window contains:
- a CDS encoding polysaccharide deacetylase family protein, with protein sequence MTFNVLMYHEFRERGDVDVMNPSTISVAQNYQDALPTVLFSYIDDFKEQMNFLKSEGYHTLTLQEMKNFYEKGIPCPEKSVLITFDDAFQSVHKYAYPILKELQFQAVSFVVLGWLSQKKKIFDPTVSAVMSKQELEEMKDVFEFANHTTNLHKRYSNGTTEMQTTSLQELKEDLERCGEYVTYPDVFAYPFGIFASEDTKRLAEVGIHYAFTTIPGINTKSTPLLELHRDTVMLDCTLEKFKTIVERGPKK